The Rissa tridactyla isolate bRisTri1 chromosome 1, bRisTri1.patW.cur.20221130, whole genome shotgun sequence DNA segment TTGCAAAGGTTTGAATGGTGGCCTGATGGGCTTTTAAATTTGGGTAAAAAaacccatagaatcatagaatcttctggttggaaaggacctttaagatcatcgagtccaaccatacacacacacacaaaaaaaaaaaaaaccaaaccaaaaaacacaaaccctacaatctctgccactagagcatgccctgaaatgccaaatctagacaggtcttaaacacctctagggatggtgactcaaccacctccctgggcaggctgttccagtgcctgaccactctgtcagtaaagtaattcttcctaatatctaatctaaacctcccctgccgcagcttcagacccgttcctctggtcctgtcattattcacctgggagaagaggccaacacccacctctctccaacctcctttcagggagttgtggagggcaatgaggtctcccctcagcctcctcttctccaagctaaacatgcccagctccctcagcctctcctcagatgacctggtctccagacccctcaccagcctggtagctctcctctggacacactccagcacttcaatgtccctcttgtacagaggggcccagaactgaacacagtactccaggtgaggcctcaccagtgccgagtacagaggcacgatcacttccctgctcctgctggccacgctattcctgatgaTAGGTGACATCTGATGAAAAGATGACTTTCCTGATGAAAAGATGACATCTGAAATTATTACTGGGGGTACTTGGAgctgtaactttcttttttcaaagaaaacatttgatgAGCTCTTCACATTACTAATTACCTGAGAAGTCCTGGTTTCTTCAGTTGTAGAAGGTATTAATTAGTtttacacacccacacacacccccagcgtAAGATAACGGGGATGGCTCCAGTCTTCAGTTCTCAATGTCTTTGTCAGTCATTTGCACACTGTGAGCAAAGTCTGTTACTTGTCATCGCCCATCCTTTCCGATCTAGGTCCGCaaagcttctttttaaagacaaaaaacccaataaaaaaaccaaacaccaaaaccaagacCCCATCTCTGATGAAACTGGTGCACTGTTCTAACCAGATCCAGTTTCTGCTTCATCCTAGGGCAGGGTACCTGTTTCTCTTTGCGTGGCGGGGTACGAGCAATGCAACGGGGACTTAGGTCTGTTCCTTAAAATGGGGACTTAGATCTTGACAAGGGCAAAACCTTCCAGTGTGCTATTATTGAACAAGTGGTTGGGAAGTCTGCTTTTCCTCATGGATTTGCTTACTATGCCTGTTTTGTgttggaaaagaacaaaaatatttttttgctgcgagagcaatactttttttccattttccaatgTTTGAGCTCTTTTGTCTCTTACGTGTTTTTTCTGTATTGGAGTGTCAATATTCTTCATTTATCTGCTATTCTGTTGTTTTTCTATTGACTTCAATAAAACTACACTTGATTTACCCCAATAAGAGGGAATCCAATCTTACTATTGGACTATTTTAGAGTATTACTAGGTTTCTGTGAAATTTGAGGTTGGTGAATGTTGCAGCATCTGATTTATgtgatttatgtttttcttttctctctctttcagtttgtGGGAAATATCTGAAAGCCACTTTAAATACCCAATTGTAGAGCAGTACCTGAAGACGAAGAAGAATTCCAAATGCTtaataattaaatacattatttgccGTTTGCTCACGCTAGTGATTATTTTCATTGCATGCCTCTACCTGGGCTACTACATTAGCCTCTCCTCTTTGAGTGATGAGTTTCTCTGCACTATCAAAACTGGGATCTTAAAGAATGACACAACTGTTCCAGAAGTGGTTCAGTGCAAGCTTATTGCTGTTGGTGTCTTCAAGGTACTCAGCTATATTAACCTGCTAGTCTATCTTCTAGTGATGCCACTGGTAGTGTATGCAATGTTTGTTCCATGGAGGTGGAATTCAAGTGTCCTCAAAGTGTATGAAATCCTGCCAACTTTCGATGTTCTGAAACTCAAGTCAAAGTGTTTTGATGACTTAAGCCTTTACCTCCTCTTTCTTGAGGAAAACGTGAGTGAACTTAAATCATTTAAATGCCTCAAAGTGCTGGAGAACATTGCGGTTTCTGAGAAGTTCGATGTCATGCAACTTTTGGTAAACCTTGGTACTATTAAGACAGATACCGTGGATGGGAAGCCAGGGACAGCTGTGTTGGAGAAGCCTGGAGAAACAACTacagaagagctggaaaaaaatgcaacagagctACAAGGTAAGGTGACctgctctttctttaaaaagaaaaatcaaagaaagaaacacCACAAAAACACCACATCCCAACCTGCTGGTATAGAGAGATAAGGAATCcattaaaccaaaaaaatcattCACACAACACAAAGCAGGTTTTATCTAGACGTGTAGTCctagataaaacattttaatatattctCCAAGAAAATGGACCTGCTTAGACCTTGCTATGTTGTCTGCAGTATAACTGCTATGGCTTCACATGTGTGCCAGGAGATTGGGGTGTTGCAGGTCTGTGGCACAGGCTCTCTTAAGGTGGTGGTCCTTGCTGACATCTCTGCTGTAGTAGTAAGAGGCTTCAGCCGCCTGAACTCGAACTCCTTAAGACCACCTACACAGTAGAAGAGCACTAGATCGTTCCACAGAAGGTTGTGCTTGAAGAAGCTCCAGTGAGAAAGCTGGTGGTTTCAGGACATTTGTTTTTCAGACATTAGCTCAAAAGAGTAgtaactgctgcttctgcttttaattCAGGCTTGGGCAGAAATCTTAGATGAATGTAAAAATAAGTCTTGATGCTCAGAAATGCCACTGGTGGAGGAACAGAACATGACAAAAGAAGGGAAGTGGAACCGGGGCCAGTGAACGTGCTCCTTCTCTTTCTTatgcagagagaaagggaggtTGACTGTAAAGTGGTTTTTGCCAAAATGGTCTGAGTCGGTCTGGATTGGTGCAGCTGTTGCCAGAATATTCCCACCAGACATGATCGGCTCTGAGCAATCGCTGCTACACAAGATGTAATCTCAGATTCTGTGCTAAAAAATGTGGCGTACGTTAAATGTGATTCCAATTCCCTCCTCAAGTACAGAATTagagaagaaaagccaaatatCGAGGGAGAGGCATAAAGGGATGGAAAGGCTTTCTTGCCATTTGATGTGAGCATGGCCGCTGTCGTAGCTGTCCccacagaagcagcaggacaCCAGTGCCTGCATCCCCTGAATGACGGAGCTGAGACTCTGTTGGCTGCCTCGTCACAAAGTCCTTCACTCATGAaagtgaaaatgctttaaaacgCTTAGCAGCTGACCTGAGTGGGCGAGCACAGTGCTGAGGGCAAGTTAAAGAACTGtttcaaaggcaggaaaaaagttaaatcTACTTTCTCTTCAGAAAGCTGTGCCCTGTGCTTAATAAAAAAGAAGCAGCGGCATCCAGAGGGTAACTGTTCCTCTGTGCTTCAGTCAAGCAGTTCTGGTAGGCAGAGGTTTGGAGGAGAAGTCAATTTACAACAGTGGAATtcagaacaaacaagcaaaattgTTTTCAAACTAGAAGAAGCTCTTCTGGCAGCCAGCTCTCGTACAGCAGTTTGGAGTGATTCTGACAGAAAATAGTTTTCCTCTTAAATGTGTGCCTTTTTGAAATTACAGGTGGGTGGGTTTTGGGAGGAGGATTTAAGAGCCCAAGGTGGGGATCTCTGCTCAAGGAGCTGAAAAAGCTAATAGAAAATCTGACTCGTTTTTATCTGAAAGCAGAACTTTTGAGATTGTTTTCATCTCATAAAAACACTTCAAAGACTTGTTTTCCTCCAGAGAGGAACAAAGTCATGCTTGAAGCTCTGTTAAAACGCGTTGCAGGAAGAAGCCGCTGTTTCATGGCCAGCTGCAGGTGGTGCAACTCTCTCCTTCTGCGGGGCTGCAGCTGCGAACTTCACCGCTCGTCAGCAAAGCTTTGCCTGTGGCTCATCGTCTTTTCTTCTGTCACTAGTGGCATCAGCGTGTTTTAATTAGTAACGGTGTTAACAAACCAGTGGTAGATGCCGACTGTGGACCGTGagggtgggagatgctgcagggCATCCTGCTGCTGGGTGCTCCTGGTGGCAGTTCCTTCGTAAACGAGAACGTGTCGCGTGGTTTGGTGGCCCTTTCACTTCTAAAGGTTTACTTTCTCTTTAGTTTTGACAGACCACAACGCAAGTGGCAACACGAGTCCGAGAGAAGATAAAAGACTTCGCCAAAGACTCGTGGATTCCTCATGCTGATGCCTCCCCACCGCAGCAGGCAGGAGCTCGGTGCTGCAGGAGGCCTTCTCCTCCGCCCTGGCTGCGCTCAACGCAAGGTGCTGCTCTTGGAATGCAACCGTCTCAAGGGCCTGACAATTCCCCAGAGGCCGAACTGGTTTACAGACTACTTGTTGTGTAATACTCAGCAATCATGTACCTGAGAAAGCATGTTGTAgactttcattatttattaaaaataaaaaaccaacaacaccacacaaggaacaagaacaaaatatttctatCGTGAGTAACAAGTGACACGCATTGAATGCAATCGAAGCTGGCAGCAGGAAGGAGCCCGAGATGTCTCCGTTAGCCATCTCAACAGTGATGTCTGGGATTAGTTTACTTGGCACTGATGGAAGAGAAGCTACAAATAGGCTTAGTACAAGGGGGTATTGTAAACGTTAGAGATTTTGAATTTTCTACAtattcataaattaaaaacaatgtcttttttttacaaaatgtaatGATATGTAAACTCAGTGTTAGTTTAATTCCTATTTCTCAGTTGTTTCGGTCTTCTTGACTAACAAATCCGCCTTGGAGTTTGGACTGAAGATCAGTGAAGTTGGTTCCAATTTTGTGACGGTTTGTAGAAGCGGTTTTGTAATGTTTGTACGTGTGGAATTTGTTTCAACGTGTTTGTAGTATCAAATGCAATATTAGTTGTGCTGTCTTCCAAAACCCGCTTGAGAAGACGGTCTTACTTGTATTACAGTAGCACCGGAGTGCCTCGGCAGAGCCAAGCGCCTGGCAGCCCAAGTGAGGTAGTTATAAATACGATGACGATGTTCTCCCTGCACGGTCTGtcacttaattttaattaaagataaGATGCTGAAGTGGGTTAGAACAGACAAAAGAAGGGGAAGCATTTGTGAATTGGAAAACTGCCCTGGTTTGTTGTTGTACTGTCTGGGGAGAGTAGCATTCAGCTTTAATGTCGGCCCCCCTGCCCAGGACCTCTGCCTTCAGTTAACATTAAAATGACCATCGTCTTGAATTTTAGATACAAGGAGGGGTGGGGGTTTAACCACCACAGCGGCAGTGTGTATCTTTCACAAATGTGGTTTTTTCCATGCTGTCCACGTAACTGAAATGTCTTGCCTGTCACCTCTCGCAATGCGTCTTTTTAGACAAAGGAGCACCTCTTTTATGGCTAGGTAGGACTTCCATTTTCCAGTTCCTCTGTGTCACCCGCTGTTGCGTTCTCGACTGTTAGCATTCTCCGTACGGATGAGGATGAGGGCGGGGAAAAGAAGTAATGGGCGTTACCACCTTTGCACAGAACTACTCGTGTGCTGCAGctgatttcaaagaaataaagtacCTACTTGGAGGTGGCAGCTGTTGTTCAACAAGTGGAACCCGAGGTGCTGCCATGCTATAGTTTGTGCTAGAGTTACAAGAACTCTTTGGTTATTATATGGCTTTCAGCTAAGACGAgccttatttaaaagaaagtctTTAAAGCCATAGTATTATCCTACCTCTGCACAGGGCAGTAGCGCAGCTGCCATTCTCATGGCTGTTGCATCACCAGCAAGAAACAGGGCTGGGGTTGGATAGTGGTGATCCGAACTGCTCAGTTTTACTGCCGTGCGTCTCCCAGCAAACCCACAACCCCTCTGGCCTATTCTAGATTGCCTGGCTGTGCTGATGTGTTGCCGATGGTCCTTTACAAGTGGGTAATGCAGGTGCACATTGTCCATCGCGTCTGTTGAGCAAGGAGCTATAGTGCAATACTAAGATTTTGTGACGTGGACGTGTTTGAACTGTTTGATGTAAGTAGGGATCTCCGTCGAAGCTCCTGAAAGCAACGTGTTCTTGTTTCTTGTTGCATATGAACCTAACTTTTTACTAATTCcccttttgtatttaaaaatatgacttGCTGCAGTGAATCTCTCATTGTCTTCTAAAGTGCTCAATAAAATATGTATCCGTTCTTCttgattatttaaataaaatcaattttgtgGACTACAGCAATGTTAGTGACTGAAGGTTCCAGGAACAGTCGCATGTCGCCATCTGGAAACCTGTAGTGCAATACATGTGGTCTGATGCTAAACCCTGAGCAAGCTCTTTGGACGGTAGTTATAAttgtgttcttttaatttttgttctcgTAAAACTGTCAGAGCAACATGAATTGGTTCAAAATCTATTTAACCTTTAAAAACTGTTGAGAAAACATCAGCACACGATAAACAGCTTGTCTATTGTGCGACTCACTATCTAAAAATTGGCAACAATCTCAGCGTGTTTGAGCTTTTCAGCTGTATCTCGCTCTTTTAGAATGTGTTGCTGCAACTGCCCGGCTCAGTTCTACTTGTGCCATTTTAGTGGCACCGCGCCTTCTgtattttgccctttttgaaaGATGAGCTAAATTCCAATTTAAGTCTTAAGGAAAAGAGTCCATCCTCAGCCTCTTCATCACTACACTTTTTCTAGAAGCAGTTACATCcgtctgtctttttttaaataccccaggaagaaaaatggcaattGTTGAGGTTCAGGTTTGGTCTGTGCCGTCCTTTGTCTTCTCTCTCCATCACTTGGCTATTCAGGAGAATTGCAACCAGCTCCTCTGCACACTCTTTGCCTTATAGCACAGGTCGATGGCTCTTAGCTACCTTGTGAGATTTAAAACTTGCGATACAAACTACATTACACAGGGAGAGAGTAAAAGTGTCTATTCCAGTAGCAAATGGTGTGCCTCTGAAAGCAGCTGTATCCCACccactgcttttcctcctctgggTGTTGTCAGTCACTTCAGAATAAAGAGTATATTTTAGGTCCatgttttgtttctcttactGGGAGCAGTGAGTGATTTTTTTAGTAGGAGTTTTGATGACAAGTTTAGGGCTCAAGCCTAGAGCCCCATTTAATGAGCAGAGGATGTCCTGGCTGCACGTCGTGAACAGGAAGATAGAAATCAGGTCATGAGTGGTTTTCTGAAGATGGAGGTGGTCCACCACTGTCTGCTGCCTATGGTGGCTTCTGTCTGTCTGAGTTGAAACTTTGTAAGGAGGAAGACACTTGGtgtaaatctttatttttcaataatgagTGTCATGTTGTTGGtatgaataatgaaaattataCTGTTGTGCCCTATATTAGTTACTTAATCTTACCATACCTGTATGGTAAGGTAATGGACTAATTAGTTACCTTATTATACCTGTATCAACTAGACTTCCTCAGCAGCATGCACAAGCCACAGGAAGCTCAGCATTCATTAGTCTTCTTTACTGAGATCCCATTAAGAAATGTAAGCTGATTTTGTGATGCTGGGTACTGGTTTGATTTTTAGATCACCTGAAGGGAAAATGGCAtcaaattatagaatcatagaattgtctaggttggaagggacccttcagatcatcgagtccaaccatcaacctaacactgacaaacaccatcactaacctgtagaatcatagaatcatagggttagaagggacctctggagatcatctagtccaatgcccctgccagagcagggtcacccagagcaggttgcatgggaacatgtccaggtgggtttggaatgtctccagagaaggagattccaccacctctctgggcagcctgttccagtgctctgccaccctcaaagtaaagaagttcctccttgtgtttaggtggaacttcctatgttcaagtttgtgcccgttaccccttgtcctgtcgctgggcaccactgaaaagagcctggccccatcctcctgacacccaccctttcagtatttataagtgttgataaggccccccctcagttgtcttttttccagactgaagagacccaaatccctcagcctttcttcataagagaggtgttcccgtcccctaatcatctttgtagccctttgctgtcccctctccagcagttccctgtccttcttgaaccagggagcccagaactggacacagtactccaggtgcggcctcaccaaggcagagtagagggggaggatgacctccctccacctgctggccacactcttcttgatgcaccccaggatgccattggccttcttggccacaagggcccatggctggctcacggtcatcctgttgtccaccaggactcccaggtctctttccacagagctgctctccagcaggtcagcccccaacctggactggtgcagggggttattcctccccaggtgcagcaccctacacttgcccttattgaatttcataaggttcctctctgcccaactctccagcctgtccaggtctctctgtatggtggcacagccttccggtgtgtcagccacccccctgAGCTGTGTGTCATCaccaaacctgctgagggtgcactctatcccctcatccaggtcattgatgaatatattgaagaggactggacccagtactgacccctggggaacaccacttgtcactgacctccaactagactctgtgcccctaatcacaaccctctgagctctgtctttcaaccagttatctacccaccccactgtccattcatctaacccactcttcctaagcttccctatgatgatgctgtgggagatcgtgttgaacgccttgcttaaatcaaggtagaccacatctactgccctcccaccatctatccatccagtcatgccatcacagaaggctatcagattagtcagacatgatttccacttggtgaatccatgttgagtgcttctgatagctttcttttcctccacatgccttgagatgatgcccagaacaagctgttccatcatctttccagggatggaggtgaggctgaccaacCTGTAGTTCCCTGACTCCTCCTTCTTGCCcattttgaagactggagtgacgttggctttcctccagttctcaggcacctcgcctgttctccaggacctttcaaagatgatggagagcagcccatcaatgacttccgccagctccctcagcactcttgggtgcatcccattgaggcccatggacttatgaatatctaattgacctaactgatccctcatTCAATCTTCCTCAACgcaggggaagtcttcctctttctctgttactttctccaaagcctgggactcctgagggctgggccgagtaGTATGTCGCTAAGATGTCGCTAAGCATCGAAGCCACGCACAGCCACCCACTCTAGAAGGGACAGCTGTAAAGCCAGGAGTGGCGTACCTCAGTGCCACCACCTTTCCCATGGGCTGGGTGGGGATGGGAACACCAGCAGAAGCTTGGAGATAGGTGCAGGAGTGGAGGCTGTGCGATATGGACATGGGAGGATACTGAGCTGGAGACCCAAGAAAGTGAATGCACCATGTTAATATCCACTTGGATATGTGGAACTGGCCTTTTTGGTGACTACATAAGCTGTCTGTGTGGCCCCAAATGGTGGGAGGGGACTAAGGAAAGGATTGGAGAAGTCTTGCGCAGATGCTttatagaatcatcatagaatcatttaggttggaaaagacccttgggatcatcgagtccaaccatcaactccactctacaaagttttcccctacaccatatcccttaacaccacatctaaacgagtcttaaacacattcagggatggtgactccaccacctccctgggcagcctattccagtgtctgaccactctttctgtgaagaattttttcctaatgtccagcctaaacctaccctgttgcagcttgaagccattccctcttgttctatcgctaattacctgtgagaagagaccagcaccaacctctctacagtgtcctttcaagtagttgtagagagtgatgaggtctcccctcagcctcctcttccccaaactaaacagtcccagctccttcaatcactcctcataagatttattctccaggcccttcaccagcttcgttgccctcctctgcactcgctccagcacctcgatatctctctcgtattgaggtgcccagaactggacacaatactcaaggtgtggcctcaccagtgctgagtacagggggacaatcacctccctcctcctgctggtcacactatttctaataaaagccaggatgccattggccctcttggccacctgggcacactgctggctcatgttcagccgcttgtcaattagaacccccaggtccttttctgccaggcagctctccagccacacttccccaagcctgtagcgatgcatggggttgttgtggcccaagtgcaggacctggcacttggccttgttggagctcataccattagcattggcccatcggtccaatctatccaagtctctctgtagagcctccctgtcctcatgcagatcaacactcccgcttagcttcatgtcatctgcaaacttgctgatgatacactctatgtccttatcaagatcatcaataaagacgttaaacagaaatggtcccaacactaagccctgaggaacaccacttgtgaccggccgccagctggatttaactccattgaccaccactctttgggaccgtccatccagccagtgcttgatccagcagatcgtatgctcatccaggccatgagccaccagttttcccatgagaattctatgggggacagtgtcaaatgcattttgaaagtctaggtaggcaatgtccacagcctttccctcatccaataatcgggtcatcttgtcatagaaggagatcaggttcgtcacgcaggacctgccttttataaacccatgctgactaggcctgatcccctgcttgtccattatattacttgtaatggcactcaagatgatctgctccatgaccttccctggtatcgaggtcagactgacaggcctatagtttcctggatcctcctttctgcctttcttgtaggtGGGtgttacatttgctaccctccagtccattgggacctccccagttagccatgacttcaggtaaataatggaaagtggcttggcgagcacgtctgccaactctttcagcactcttggatgtaacccatccggtcccatagacttgtgcacatccaagtgatgtagcaggtcactcatcacttcctctttaattgtgatgacctcgtccagcttcccctccctgtctcccagctcacaaggctgggtgcccagggaacagttagtttcactgctaaagactgaggcaaggtaggcattgagcacctcagccttttcctcatcctttgtgactatgtttccctctgcatccaataagggagggagattttccctaatcctccttttgttgttaatgaatttatagaaacattttttgttatccttaacagctgtagctaggttgagctctagctgtgctttggctctcctaattttctccctgcatagctttgctatatccttatagtcttcatgagagacctgccccctcttccagaggtcatagactctccttttgttcttgaggtccagccaaaggtccctgtttagccaggccggtctccttccctgcttacttgtttttcagcacatggggacagcctcctcctgtgcctttaagacttctctcttgaagtatgtccagccttcctgggctcctatatccttcagggcagcctcccaagggattttgtccagcagtcttctgaacaggtcaaagtttgccctctggaagtctaaggtggcagttttactaacccctctccttgtttctccaagaatcagaaactcaatcatctcatgatcactgtgccctagatggccaccaacctgtacttcccctacaagttcttccctgttcacaggGGGTGTTCACAGGGTCCAgaagggcaccttccctggtcgtctcacttaccagctgtgtgaggaagctatcctccacacattccaggaacctcctggcttgttccctctcagctgtgttgtattcccagcagatatccgggaggttaaagtcccccacaagaacaatggcaagtgaccgtgagatttcccccagctgcttatagaaagcttcatccgcctcactgctttggttgggaggtctagaGCAGACTCCCACAatgatatcagctttatcggcccttaacctaatccaaacactctccatcccatcatcactatacttgatttccgagctctcatagcattctctaacatacagggccactccaccgcctctcctttcctgtctgtccctcctcaagagcttgtagccatcgattgtggcactccagtcatgtgaggcatcccaccacatttctgtgatagccactatgtcatagttttcctggtgcatcatggcttcaagctcctcctgtttgttgcacATACTGCGTGcgttggtatagatgcacttcagatttGCTAATGattccagcacctttttgtgagtgtgggccccatttcctaccagacccttctcaggtgc contains these protein-coding regions:
- the PANX1 gene encoding pannexin-1, which translates into the protein MAIAHIATEYVFSDFLLKEPPETRYKGLRLELALDKIVTCIAVGLPLLLISLAFAQEVSIGAQISCFAPSSFSWRQAAYVDSYCWAAVQQKQPSQNNLENIPLWLHKFFPYILLLVAILLYLPCLFWRFTAAPHLSSDLKFIMEELDKAYNRAIKAANSIRSGDPRDPTDLLPAVNENLTQSLWEISESHFKYPIVEQYLKTKKNSKCLIIKYIICRLLTLVIIFIACLYLGYYISLSSLSDEFLCTIKTGILKNDTTVPEVVQCKLIAVGVFKVLSYINLLVYLLVMPLVVYAMFVPWRWNSSVLKVYEILPTFDVLKLKSKCFDDLSLYLLFLEENVSELKSFKCLKVLENIAVSEKFDVMQLLVNLGTIKTDTVDGKPGTAVLEKPGETTTEELEKNATELQVLTDHNASGNTSPREDKRLRQRLVDSSC